One window from the genome of Micromonospora aurantiaca ATCC 27029 encodes:
- a CDS encoding M23 family metallopeptidase yields the protein MTAGPAVAGQVRRKLRLGVVATVVTSVLALLCCVGGAGAFLLTELGGDEDDPKLAALNCDPAYQVNLTGDMPRFAEYGERQLRNAAVIIKVGQDMKLPARGWVIALATAMQESALRNLANSTVPASLALPHEGVGADHDSLGLFQQRPGWGSVEQRMTPSYAARKFYQKMEKVPDWQQRPLTVVAQKVQVSAYPDAYAKHEELAGAIVDALAGGAARTVEIAGKAVCDAAAGDRIAASGWTAPLPGGVVSGFRTTARPSHHGVDLAASKGTPIHAASAGRVLVARCDPDRSGRRDCDRDGWPNKGGCGWFVDILHAGGFITRYCHMVERPRVVPGQAVEAGEVIGISGSSGNSSGPHLHFEVHKNGDRSSNGAENPVPFMRKRGAPLGETG from the coding sequence GTGACCGCCGGCCCGGCCGTCGCCGGACAGGTCCGCCGGAAGCTGCGCCTGGGCGTGGTCGCCACCGTCGTCACGAGCGTGCTCGCCCTGCTCTGCTGCGTCGGCGGGGCCGGCGCCTTCCTCCTCACCGAACTCGGCGGCGACGAGGACGACCCGAAGCTCGCGGCCCTGAACTGCGACCCCGCCTACCAGGTGAACCTGACCGGCGACATGCCGCGCTTCGCCGAGTACGGCGAGCGTCAGCTGCGCAACGCCGCGGTCATCATCAAGGTCGGCCAGGACATGAAGCTTCCCGCCCGCGGCTGGGTGATCGCGCTGGCCACCGCGATGCAGGAATCAGCGTTGCGCAACCTCGCCAACAGCACGGTGCCGGCGTCGCTCGCGTTGCCGCACGAGGGGGTCGGCGCCGACCACGACTCGCTGGGCCTGTTCCAGCAGCGGCCCGGGTGGGGCAGCGTTGAGCAGCGGATGACGCCCTCGTACGCGGCCCGCAAGTTCTACCAGAAGATGGAGAAGGTGCCGGACTGGCAGCAGCGCCCGCTCACTGTGGTCGCCCAGAAAGTCCAGGTCAGCGCCTACCCCGACGCCTACGCCAAGCACGAGGAACTGGCCGGAGCCATCGTCGACGCGCTGGCCGGCGGCGCCGCCCGGACCGTGGAGATCGCCGGCAAGGCGGTGTGCGACGCCGCGGCCGGAGACCGGATCGCCGCCTCCGGCTGGACCGCGCCGCTGCCCGGCGGTGTGGTCTCCGGTTTCCGCACCACGGCCCGCCCCAGCCACCACGGCGTGGACCTGGCCGCCTCGAAGGGCACGCCGATCCACGCCGCCTCGGCGGGCCGGGTGCTGGTGGCCCGCTGCGACCCCGACCGCTCCGGGCGGCGGGACTGCGACCGGGACGGCTGGCCGAACAAGGGCGGCTGCGGATGGTTCGTGGACATCCTGCACGCAGGCGGATTCATCACCCGCTACTGCCACATGGTCGAACGACCTCGCGTGGTGCCGGGTCAGGCGGTCGAGGCGGGCGAGGTCATCGGGATCTCCGGCAGCAGCGGCAACTCGTCCGGCCCGCACCTGCACTTCGAGGTGCACAAGAACGGCGACCGGTCCAGCAACGGGGCGGAGAACCCGGTGCCCTTCATGCGCAAGCGGGGCGCGCCCCTCGGCGAGACCGGGTGA
- the tilS gene encoding tRNA lysidine(34) synthetase TilS, with the protein MRLAVRRVLTGLPGGGPVLVACSGGADSLALAAATAFVAPRLGRQAGLVTVDHGLQAGSAERAEAVADWARAEGLDPVEVLPVRVDGRPGGPEAAAREARYEALIAAAHRFDAVGVLLGHTRDEQAETVLLALARGAGPRGLSGMPERRDVDGVPLLRPLLDVPRANTRAACEALGLDPWADPHNADPAYARARVRSDVLPGLVDALGPGVVANLARTAGLLAADNAALDALADAALADARTREGGLSVAGLAELPAAVRTRVLHTWARELGAAPAALSHRHVAALDALVTAWRGQGPVHLPGNHQVRRHAGHLLP; encoded by the coding sequence GTGCGGCTCGCCGTCCGCCGGGTGCTGACCGGCCTGCCCGGCGGCGGCCCGGTGCTGGTGGCCTGCTCCGGCGGGGCCGACTCGCTCGCGCTCGCCGCCGCCACCGCGTTCGTGGCCCCCCGGCTCGGACGGCAGGCCGGCCTGGTGACGGTCGACCACGGCCTGCAAGCCGGGTCGGCGGAACGGGCCGAGGCGGTCGCCGACTGGGCCCGCGCCGAAGGGCTCGACCCGGTCGAGGTGCTTCCGGTACGCGTGGACGGCCGGCCCGGCGGTCCGGAGGCGGCCGCCCGCGAGGCCCGGTACGAGGCGCTGATCGCGGCCGCCCACCGGTTCGACGCAGTCGGTGTGCTGCTCGGGCACACGCGCGACGAGCAGGCCGAGACCGTCCTGCTGGCGCTGGCCCGGGGCGCCGGACCGCGCGGGCTGTCCGGGATGCCGGAGCGGCGCGACGTCGACGGGGTACCCCTGCTGCGCCCACTGCTCGACGTCCCGCGCGCCAACACCCGGGCCGCCTGCGAAGCGCTCGGGCTCGACCCGTGGGCGGACCCGCACAACGCCGATCCGGCGTACGCCCGGGCCCGGGTCCGGTCCGACGTGCTGCCGGGACTCGTCGACGCGCTCGGGCCGGGGGTGGTGGCCAACCTGGCCCGTACCGCCGGGCTGCTCGCGGCCGACAACGCCGCGCTCGACGCGCTCGCCGACGCCGCGCTCGCCGACGCCCGGACCAGGGAGGGCGGGCTGTCCGTAGCCGGGCTCGCCGAGTTGCCGGCCGCCGTCCGTACCCGGGTGCTGCACACCTGGGCCCGCGAGCTGGGCGCCGCGCCGGCCGCGCTGTCCCACAGGCACGTGGCCGCGCTGGACGCCCTGGTCACGGCGTGGCGCGGACAGGGCCCGGTGCACCTGCCCGGCAACCACCAGGTACGCCGCCACGCGGGTCACCTCCTGCCCTGA
- the ftsH gene encoding ATP-dependent zinc metalloprotease FtsH — protein sequence MERTRFFRRPVVWIILVILGAVVLSQLFTAGPSYHRVDTSVALDQLNKGGIEKVVFQDKEQTLQLDLKDKAKFDGDTTTDKIEAQFPYEVGGQVWNQVREAEAADRITGPVDTKVSSDSIWVSLLVNLLPIALLVLLLLFFMSQMQGGGSRVLNFGKSKAKMITKDTPKTTFADVAGADEAVEELHEIKDFLQNPAKYQALGAKIPKGVLLFGPPGTGKTLLARAVAGEAGVPFYSISGSDFVEMFVGVGASRVRDLFEQAKSNAPAIVFVDEIDAVGRHRGAGMGGGHDEREQTLNQLLVEMDGFDTKGGVILIAATNRPDILDPALLRPGRFDRQIPVDAPDMEGRKAILRVHAKGKPFTPDVDLDAVARRTPGFSGADLANVINEAALLTARKEQRAITNDSLEESIDRVIAGPQRRTRVMSDQEKKITAYHEGGHALVAWALPHAAPVHKVTILSRGRSLGHTLVLPTEDKYTQTRAEMIDTLAYALGGRAAEELVFHEPTTGAGNDIEKATQLARAMITQYGMSSKLGAIKYGTSGDEPFLGRNMGHERDYSDAVAAEIDGEMRALIELAHDEAWEILVEYRDVLDNMVLELMEKETLSTADMARICARVVKRPPMAPYHGFGKRLPSTEPPVLTPAEKEALAAQSRADAAASIGGSSNNSDGTH from the coding sequence ATGGAACGTACGCGTTTCTTCCGCCGACCGGTGGTCTGGATCATCCTGGTCATCCTCGGCGCCGTTGTGCTCAGTCAACTGTTCACCGCTGGTCCCAGCTACCACCGGGTGGACACGTCCGTCGCGCTCGACCAGCTCAACAAGGGTGGCATCGAGAAGGTCGTCTTCCAGGACAAGGAGCAGACGCTCCAGCTCGACCTGAAGGACAAGGCCAAGTTCGACGGCGACACCACCACTGACAAGATCGAGGCGCAGTTCCCGTACGAGGTCGGCGGCCAGGTCTGGAACCAGGTACGCGAGGCCGAGGCGGCGGACCGCATCACCGGCCCGGTCGACACCAAGGTGTCGTCGGACAGCATCTGGGTCAGCCTGCTGGTCAACCTGCTTCCCATCGCGCTGCTCGTGCTCCTGCTGCTGTTCTTCATGTCGCAGATGCAGGGCGGCGGCTCCCGGGTGCTCAACTTCGGCAAGTCCAAGGCGAAGATGATCACCAAGGACACGCCGAAGACCACCTTCGCTGATGTCGCGGGTGCGGACGAGGCCGTCGAGGAACTGCACGAGATCAAGGACTTCCTGCAGAACCCGGCGAAATACCAGGCCCTGGGCGCCAAGATCCCGAAGGGCGTGCTGCTGTTCGGCCCGCCCGGTACCGGTAAGACGCTGCTGGCCCGCGCGGTCGCCGGCGAGGCCGGGGTGCCCTTCTACTCCATCTCCGGCTCCGACTTCGTCGAGATGTTCGTCGGTGTCGGCGCCAGCCGCGTCCGCGACCTGTTCGAGCAGGCCAAGTCGAACGCCCCGGCGATCGTCTTCGTCGACGAGATCGACGCGGTCGGCCGCCACCGTGGCGCCGGCATGGGCGGCGGTCACGACGAGCGGGAGCAGACGCTCAACCAGCTGCTGGTCGAGATGGACGGCTTCGACACCAAGGGCGGCGTCATCCTGATCGCCGCCACCAACCGTCCGGACATCCTCGACCCGGCGCTGCTGCGCCCCGGCCGGTTCGACAGGCAGATCCCGGTCGACGCCCCCGACATGGAGGGCCGCAAGGCCATCCTGCGGGTGCACGCCAAGGGCAAGCCGTTCACGCCCGACGTCGACCTCGACGCGGTCGCCCGGCGTACCCCTGGCTTCAGCGGCGCCGACCTGGCCAACGTGATCAACGAGGCCGCGCTGCTCACCGCTCGTAAGGAGCAGCGGGCGATCACCAACGACTCCCTGGAGGAGTCGATCGACCGGGTGATCGCCGGCCCGCAGCGCCGGACCCGGGTGATGAGCGACCAGGAGAAGAAGATCACCGCGTACCACGAGGGTGGGCACGCGCTGGTCGCCTGGGCGCTGCCGCACGCCGCGCCGGTGCACAAGGTGACCATCCTGTCCCGGGGTCGCTCGCTGGGTCACACGCTCGTCCTCCCGACGGAGGACAAGTACACCCAGACCCGGGCCGAGATGATCGACACCCTGGCGTACGCGCTGGGTGGCCGGGCGGCCGAGGAACTGGTCTTCCACGAGCCGACCACCGGCGCCGGCAACGACATCGAGAAGGCCACGCAGCTGGCCCGCGCGATGATCACGCAGTACGGCATGAGCTCCAAGCTCGGTGCGATCAAGTACGGCACCAGCGGCGACGAGCCGTTCCTCGGCCGCAACATGGGCCACGAGCGGGACTACTCCGACGCGGTGGCCGCCGAGATCGACGGCGAGATGCGCGCGCTGATCGAGCTGGCCCACGACGAGGCCTGGGAGATCCTGGTGGAATACCGGGACGTCCTGGACAACATGGTCCTGGAGCTGATGGAGAAGGAGACGCTCTCCACCGCCGACATGGCCCGGATCTGCGCGCGGGTGGTCAAGCGCCCGCCGATGGCGCCGTACCACGGCTTCGGCAAGCGTCTGCCCTCCACCGAGCCGCCGGTGCTCACGCCGGCCGAGAAGGAGGCGCTGGCGGCGCAGTCCCGCGCCGACGCCGCCGCCTCGATCGGTGGTTCCAGCAACAACTCGGACGGTACGCACTGA
- a CDS encoding zinc-dependent metalloprotease, whose protein sequence is MAQFVDWDLAAATAGALSKSGPRVSYAEATDVVGDLRRLTEEAAGHVADYTGLRAQVAHPPVRVVDRRDWAAANIAGLREVVSPLVERLSGDKRPGALTEAIGSRVTGVQAGTVLAYLSGRVLGQYEVFAGDPGQLLLVAPNILEVERKLGADSRDFRLWVCLHEVTHRTQFTAVPWMRAYFLGEVQAFVDASQGGEHLLERLRRGVATLSDAVKDPESRASVLDIVQTPAQRAVLDRLTALMTLLEGHAEFVMDGVGPQVIPSVESIRAAFNRRRESGNPLEKAIRRLLGIEVKMRQYAEGRKFVHGVVDRVGMQGFNKIFSSPLTLPRLDELGDPDAWVSRVHGPAGATPPVG, encoded by the coding sequence ATGGCGCAGTTCGTGGACTGGGATCTGGCCGCCGCGACAGCGGGGGCGCTGAGCAAGTCGGGCCCCCGGGTGTCGTACGCCGAGGCCACCGACGTGGTCGGCGACCTGCGCCGGCTGACCGAGGAGGCGGCCGGTCACGTCGCCGACTACACCGGGCTGCGTGCGCAGGTCGCGCACCCGCCGGTACGCGTGGTCGACCGCCGGGACTGGGCGGCGGCGAACATCGCCGGGCTGCGTGAGGTGGTCTCCCCGCTGGTCGAGCGTCTCTCCGGGGACAAGCGGCCGGGCGCGCTCACCGAGGCGATCGGCTCCCGGGTCACGGGTGTGCAGGCCGGCACCGTGCTGGCGTACCTCTCCGGCCGCGTGCTCGGCCAGTACGAGGTCTTCGCCGGCGACCCCGGCCAGCTGCTGCTGGTGGCCCCGAACATCCTGGAGGTCGAGCGGAAGCTCGGCGCCGACTCGCGTGACTTCCGGCTCTGGGTGTGCCTGCACGAGGTGACCCACCGCACCCAGTTCACCGCCGTGCCGTGGATGCGCGCGTACTTCCTCGGCGAGGTGCAGGCGTTCGTGGACGCCTCCCAGGGCGGCGAGCACCTGCTGGAACGGCTCCGCCGCGGCGTGGCGACGCTCTCCGACGCGGTCAAGGACCCGGAGAGCCGGGCCAGCGTGCTCGACATCGTGCAGACCCCGGCGCAGCGCGCGGTGCTGGACCGGCTGACCGCGCTGATGACGCTGCTGGAGGGCCACGCCGAGTTCGTGATGGACGGCGTCGGCCCGCAGGTCATCCCCAGCGTCGAGTCGATCCGGGCGGCGTTCAACCGCCGCCGCGAGTCCGGCAACCCGCTGGAGAAGGCGATCCGGCGGCTGCTCGGCATCGAGGTCAAGATGCGCCAGTACGCCGAGGGCCGCAAGTTCGTGCACGGCGTCGTCGACCGGGTGGGCATGCAGGGCTTCAACAAGATCTTCTCGTCGCCGCTGACGCTGCCCCGCCTGGACGAGCTGGGCGACCCGGACGCCTGGGTGTCACGCGTACACGGGCCCGCCGGTGCCACCCCGCCAGTCGGCTGA
- a CDS encoding GlxA family transcriptional regulator: MLRSVAVIAMDHVAAFELGVLAEVFGTDRTADGFPGYRFDVCTADGGAVRSRSGFLLTPTAGLGPVEDADLVAVPAHADGTPVPEPVLAALRRAADRGAWLLSVCAGAFVLGEAGVLDGRDCTTHWRYTDELQQRFPAARVQCDSLYVQDDRLLTSAGTAAGIDACLHLVRQEHGSAVATRLARRMVVPPHRDGGQSQYVEAPIPKAPEAPTLEPVLEWLMGHLPRQVTVDELAARAGMAPRTFARRFRAETGTTPHDWVTNQRVLLARHLLEDTSLSVEGVAEQAGFGDAAALRHHFTRRVGTTPLAYRTTFRDRQTT, translated from the coding sequence ATGCTCCGCTCGGTCGCCGTCATCGCCATGGACCACGTCGCCGCGTTCGAACTCGGCGTGCTCGCCGAGGTCTTCGGCACCGACCGCACCGCCGACGGCTTCCCCGGATACCGGTTCGACGTCTGCACCGCCGACGGCGGCGCGGTCCGCAGCCGCTCCGGGTTCCTGCTCACCCCCACCGCCGGCCTGGGCCCGGTCGAGGACGCCGACCTGGTGGCGGTCCCCGCGCACGCCGACGGCACCCCGGTCCCCGAGCCGGTGCTCGCCGCGCTGCGCCGCGCCGCCGACCGGGGCGCCTGGCTGCTCAGCGTCTGCGCCGGCGCGTTCGTCCTCGGCGAGGCGGGCGTACTAGACGGGCGCGACTGCACCACCCACTGGCGGTACACCGACGAACTCCAGCAGCGCTTCCCGGCCGCCCGGGTCCAGTGCGACTCGCTCTACGTGCAGGACGACCGGCTGCTCACCAGCGCAGGCACCGCCGCCGGCATCGACGCCTGCCTGCATCTGGTACGCCAGGAGCACGGCTCCGCGGTGGCGACCCGGCTGGCCCGCCGGATGGTGGTGCCGCCGCACCGCGACGGCGGCCAGTCGCAGTACGTCGAGGCGCCGATCCCCAAGGCGCCGGAGGCACCCACGCTGGAACCGGTGCTGGAATGGTTGATGGGACACCTGCCGCGACAGGTGACAGTGGACGAGCTGGCGGCGCGCGCCGGGATGGCCCCACGTACGTTCGCCCGCAGGTTCCGCGCCGAGACCGGCACCACCCCGCACGACTGGGTGACCAACCAGCGGGTGCTGCTGGCCCGGCACCTGCTGGAGGACACGTCACTGAGCGTGGAGGGCGTCGCCGAGCAGGCCGGTTTCGGCGACGCGGCAGCGCTGCGGCACCACTTCACTCGCCGGGTGGGCACCACCCCGCTTGCCTACCGCACCACCTTCCGAGACCGCCAGACCACCTGA
- the folE gene encoding GTP cyclohydrolase I FolE — MAARLISGKLTGGPVEDSVDLARIEKAVREILIAVGEDPDRDGLQQTPARVARAYAELFAGLRVDPAQVLRTTFEANHEELVLVRDIDVMSLCEHHLLPFRGSAHIGYIPGPDGRITGLSKLARLVEVFARRPQVQERLTSQIADLLMSSLAPRGVIVVLECEHMCMAMRGIQKSGAKTITSAVRGGLQNDAKSRAEAMALIMAR, encoded by the coding sequence GTGGCCGCGCGCCTGATCAGCGGCAAGCTCACCGGTGGCCCGGTGGAGGACAGCGTCGACCTCGCCCGGATCGAGAAGGCGGTCCGCGAGATCCTCATCGCTGTCGGCGAGGACCCGGACCGTGACGGCCTCCAGCAGACGCCCGCCCGGGTCGCCCGCGCGTACGCCGAACTCTTCGCCGGCCTGCGGGTCGACCCCGCGCAGGTGCTCCGCACCACGTTCGAGGCCAACCACGAGGAGCTGGTGCTCGTCCGGGACATCGACGTGATGAGCCTCTGCGAGCACCACCTGCTGCCGTTCCGGGGCAGCGCGCACATCGGCTACATCCCCGGCCCGGACGGCCGGATCACCGGCCTGTCCAAGCTGGCCCGGCTGGTCGAGGTGTTCGCCCGCCGGCCGCAGGTGCAGGAGCGGCTGACCTCGCAGATCGCCGACCTGCTGATGTCCAGCCTCGCCCCGCGCGGCGTGATCGTGGTGCTGGAGTGCGAGCACATGTGCATGGCGATGCGCGGCATCCAGAAGTCCGGCGCGAAGACCATCACGTCCGCCGTGCGCGGCGGCCTTCAGAACGACGCGAAGTCGCGGGCCGAGGCGATGGCGCTGATCATGGCCCGCTGA
- a CDS encoding FtsK/SpoIIIE domain-containing protein, whose amino-acid sequence MDAVATPKARAGRAAALHRRAEAAATAAAGILDEIRPAPADHHRQYELAERLRAAAEVAAPGWAGGPLESLSATTPPGDGLPPLVRVGTAAPLDDARFPALVPLLGSGHVSLDADASDARVAGLLRALLLRVFAATPAGALLARAVDDGSGATFAGYAPLADAGLLPPPATDLAGMRAVLAEAEQWVAAGTARQRGHDRTLLLVVAALPDGTTTADLDRLAGLAEGGPRAGLHLVLAGWPDGSPLPRATPVTVRTAYALVGDPPGAGFSSPGAEPPVGLNSPVFLDEDPPADLVADVCARLARQIEDGSRLSLRDLLPADGFWTAGSADGLSTTVGDAAGRPVSLGFTELTPHWLVSGRGQAGRSAFLTDALFGLATRYGPDELALYLADLADGESFVEFLQTERDRSWVPQVRATGMAADREYVADLFGELEAELRRREEASRRAGGQRYAELRQHQPLPRIVCVVDNFPLALRERDRLAADLLARLDALARAGRSYGIHLVLAGEGDLGIGGPRDPLLGQFPVRVALPGGSAVLEPANDSAAGLPVGSAVVNTAGGLGGPRGATRGHERMIRFPDPYEDPAVLTDLRRRLWEARGESATPPVVFAGYARPLLANDPRHRAALAGRAHAPAALLGRAVDVRRSTVTVPLGPGAGRNLAVLGRDEEAERLLVTAVRSAAAAHPGTARFVLAPLANGSAEPAGVLAAELAGRHRVETVDAAGLRTAMESDEPGYLVVFGLDVPDATELPPDLLRTLLLEGPPAGRHLLGWWRTPAPLAGLLGPEGEVDKLTAVAVTDVPGGRLEQLFDRPVWWRPRPGRAVLWDGPDEQGTVFVPFGTAEVATARVEPDPRPTDRAGEGAA is encoded by the coding sequence GTGGACGCGGTGGCGACTCCGAAGGCGCGCGCCGGCCGGGCCGCCGCGCTGCACCGCCGGGCCGAGGCCGCCGCGACGGCGGCGGCGGGCATCCTCGACGAGATCCGGCCCGCGCCGGCCGACCACCACCGGCAGTACGAGCTGGCCGAGCGCCTACGGGCGGCTGCAGAAGTAGCTGCGCCGGGTTGGGCCGGCGGGCCGCTGGAGTCGCTGAGCGCGACGACGCCTCCCGGTGACGGCCTGCCGCCGCTGGTCCGGGTGGGCACCGCGGCGCCGCTCGACGACGCCCGCTTCCCCGCGCTGGTGCCGTTGCTCGGCAGCGGCCATGTGAGCCTCGACGCCGACGCCTCCGACGCCCGGGTGGCCGGGCTGCTCCGCGCGCTGCTGCTGCGCGTGTTCGCCGCGACCCCGGCGGGCGCGCTGCTGGCCCGCGCGGTCGACGACGGTTCCGGTGCGACGTTCGCCGGGTACGCGCCGCTCGCCGACGCCGGCCTGCTGCCCCCGCCCGCCACCGACCTCGCCGGGATGCGTGCGGTGCTGGCCGAGGCGGAGCAGTGGGTGGCGGCCGGAACGGCCCGGCAGCGCGGGCACGACCGGACGCTGCTGCTCGTGGTGGCCGCGCTGCCCGACGGTACGACTACCGCCGACCTGGACCGGCTCGCCGGACTGGCCGAGGGCGGGCCGCGCGCCGGGCTGCATCTGGTGCTCGCCGGCTGGCCGGACGGCAGTCCGCTGCCGCGCGCCACCCCGGTCACGGTCCGCACCGCGTACGCGCTGGTCGGCGACCCGCCCGGCGCCGGCTTCAGCAGTCCCGGCGCCGAGCCGCCGGTCGGCTTGAACTCGCCCGTGTTCCTCGACGAGGATCCGCCCGCCGATCTGGTCGCGGACGTGTGCGCGCGGTTGGCCCGGCAGATCGAGGACGGCTCCCGCCTCTCGCTGCGTGACCTGCTGCCGGCCGACGGCTTCTGGACGGCCGGCTCGGCCGACGGACTGAGCACCACTGTGGGTGACGCCGCCGGGCGCCCGGTCAGCCTGGGCTTCACCGAGCTGACGCCGCACTGGCTGGTGAGCGGCCGGGGTCAGGCGGGCCGGTCGGCGTTCCTGACCGACGCACTGTTCGGCCTCGCCACTCGGTACGGCCCGGACGAGCTGGCGCTCTACCTCGCCGACCTGGCCGACGGCGAGTCGTTCGTGGAGTTCCTCCAGACCGAGCGGGACCGTTCCTGGGTGCCGCAGGTGCGCGCCACCGGGATGGCGGCCGACCGGGAGTACGTGGCCGACCTGTTCGGCGAGCTGGAGGCGGAGCTGCGCCGCCGCGAGGAGGCGTCCCGGCGGGCCGGTGGGCAGCGCTACGCCGAGCTGCGCCAGCACCAGCCGCTCCCACGCATCGTCTGCGTGGTCGACAACTTCCCGCTGGCGCTGCGCGAGCGGGACCGGCTCGCCGCCGACCTGCTGGCCCGGCTGGACGCGCTCGCCCGCGCCGGCCGGTCGTACGGGATCCACCTGGTGCTGGCCGGCGAGGGTGACCTGGGCATCGGCGGCCCACGTGACCCGCTGCTCGGCCAGTTCCCGGTGCGGGTGGCGCTGCCCGGCGGCTCGGCGGTGCTGGAACCGGCGAACGACTCGGCCGCCGGGCTGCCGGTGGGCAGCGCGGTGGTGAACACGGCGGGTGGCCTGGGCGGTCCGCGCGGCGCGACCCGGGGGCACGAGCGGATGATCCGTTTCCCGGATCCGTACGAGGATCCCGCGGTCCTGACCGACCTGCGGCGACGGCTCTGGGAGGCGCGGGGCGAGTCGGCGACCCCGCCGGTGGTCTTCGCCGGGTACGCCCGCCCGCTGCTAGCCAACGATCCGCGGCACCGGGCCGCGCTCGCCGGCCGGGCCCACGCGCCCGCCGCGTTGCTGGGCCGGGCGGTGGACGTGCGGCGGTCCACTGTGACGGTGCCGCTGGGGCCGGGCGCGGGGCGGAACCTGGCCGTCCTGGGGCGGGACGAGGAGGCCGAGCGGCTGCTGGTCACGGCGGTACGCAGCGCGGCGGCAGCGCATCCGGGCACGGCCCGGTTCGTGCTGGCGCCGCTGGCGAACGGCTCGGCCGAGCCGGCCGGGGTGCTCGCCGCCGAGCTGGCCGGACGCCACCGGGTGGAGACCGTCGACGCGGCCGGGTTGCGGACCGCCATGGAGTCGGATGAGCCGGGCTACCTGGTGGTGTTCGGGCTGGACGTGCCGGACGCCACCGAGCTGCCGCCCGACCTGCTGCGGACGCTGCTGCTGGAAGGTCCGCCCGCCGGCCGGCACCTGCTCGGCTGGTGGCGGACACCGGCTCCGCTGGCCGGACTGCTCGGCCCGGAGGGCGAGGTGGACAAGCTCACCGCCGTGGCGGTCACCGACGTTCCGGGCGGCCGGCTGGAGCAGCTCTTCGACCGCCCGGTCTGGTGGCGGCCCCGGCCGGGACGCGCGGTGCTCTGGGACGGCCCGGACGAGCAGGGCACGGTCTTCGTGCCGTTCGGCACAGCCGAGGTGGCGACCGCGCGGGTCGAGCCGGACCCGCGGCCGACTGACCGCGCCGGGGAGGGGGCGGCATGA
- the hpt gene encoding hypoxanthine phosphoribosyltransferase, with translation MADGSWYDADIDHVIISEAQIRDKTAELAKQVSADYAHVEDGLLLVCVLKGAVMFMADFARALGRQGPPAELEFMAVSSYGQGTTSSGVVRILKDLDRDIAGRHVVVVEDIVDSGLTLSWLLRYLESRSAASVEVVALFRKPDAVKVQVPVKYVGFDIPTEFVVGYGLDFGERYREVPYVGVLKPEVYARA, from the coding sequence ATGGCTGACGGCTCCTGGTACGACGCCGACATCGACCACGTGATCATCTCGGAGGCGCAGATCCGCGACAAGACCGCGGAGCTGGCCAAGCAGGTCTCGGCGGACTACGCCCACGTCGAGGACGGCCTGCTGCTCGTGTGTGTGCTCAAGGGAGCGGTCATGTTCATGGCCGACTTCGCCCGCGCGCTGGGCCGCCAGGGCCCGCCCGCCGAGCTGGAGTTCATGGCCGTCTCGTCCTACGGCCAGGGCACCACCTCGTCCGGCGTGGTCCGCATCCTCAAGGACCTGGACCGGGACATCGCCGGCCGCCACGTGGTGGTCGTCGAGGACATCGTCGACTCCGGCCTGACGCTGTCCTGGCTGCTGCGCTACCTGGAGTCGCGCTCCGCGGCGAGCGTCGAGGTGGTCGCGCTGTTCCGCAAGCCGGACGCGGTCAAGGTGCAGGTCCCGGTCAAGTACGTCGGGTTCGACATCCCCACCGAGTTCGTCGTGGGCTACGGGCTCGACTTCGGCGAGCGGTACCGCGAGGTGCCCTACGTCGGGGTGCTCAAGCCCGAGGTGTACGCGCGGGCCTGA